A window from Exiguobacterium marinum DSM 16307 encodes these proteins:
- the glmM gene encoding phosphoglucosamine mutase yields MGKYFGTDGVRGVANSELTAELAYRLGRAGGYVLSKHLPEGEQPKVLIGRDTRISGHMLEGALIAGLLSIGAEVMRLGVISTPGVAYLTKSLDATAGVMISASHNPVADNGIKFFGSDGFKLDDATEQEIEDILDATEDTLPRPTGKDLGFVSDYYEGAQKYLQMLKQTVEEDFEGLHIALDCAHGATSGLAARLFADLEANVSTIGNSPNGLNINEGVGSTHPEHLAEFVREKGADMGLAFDGDGDRLIAIDENGEIVDGDKIMYICGKYLSEKGRLKDNTIVATVMSNLGFHKAVEEAGMTALQTAVGDRYVVEEMKKHQYTLGGEQSGHLIFLDHSTTGDGMLSGVQLAEIVKSTGRKLSELAAEMPVYPQKLVNIRVTNKNDAMNGERVLATIQEAEAEMAGNGRILVRASGTEPLVRVMAEAPTAEECDRYVERIAQVVREDYGLEG; encoded by the coding sequence ATGGGTAAATATTTTGGAACAGACGGAGTTCGCGGTGTCGCGAACTCTGAGTTAACTGCGGAATTAGCATATCGTTTAGGCCGTGCTGGTGGCTATGTGTTGTCGAAACATTTGCCAGAAGGCGAACAACCAAAAGTATTGATTGGTCGTGACACACGCATCTCAGGACATATGCTTGAAGGTGCATTGATTGCCGGACTTCTCTCAATCGGTGCAGAAGTGATGCGTCTTGGTGTCATCTCAACACCTGGAGTTGCGTACTTAACAAAATCGCTAGATGCGACAGCCGGTGTCATGATTTCGGCATCGCACAACCCGGTAGCCGACAACGGAATCAAATTCTTCGGTAGCGATGGTTTTAAATTAGATGATGCGACTGAGCAAGAAATCGAAGATATTTTAGACGCTACGGAAGATACGCTCCCACGACCGACTGGGAAAGATCTCGGTTTCGTGTCGGACTATTATGAAGGGGCACAAAAATACCTTCAAATGCTGAAACAAACCGTTGAAGAAGACTTCGAAGGCCTACACATTGCGCTCGACTGTGCACATGGCGCGACGAGCGGTCTCGCTGCTCGACTCTTCGCTGACCTTGAAGCGAACGTATCCACAATCGGAAACTCGCCGAACGGTCTAAACATCAATGAAGGTGTCGGCTCGACACATCCAGAGCACTTGGCTGAGTTCGTCCGCGAAAAAGGAGCGGACATGGGCCTTGCCTTTGATGGTGACGGGGACCGTTTGATTGCGATTGACGAGAACGGTGAAATCGTCGATGGAGACAAAATTATGTATATTTGCGGGAAATACTTGAGTGAAAAAGGACGTCTCAAAGACAACACGATTGTCGCGACGGTCATGAGTAACCTCGGGTTCCATAAAGCTGTTGAAGAAGCGGGCATGACAGCGCTCCAGACAGCAGTCGGTGACCGTTATGTCGTTGAAGAGATGAAAAAACACCAGTACACACTCGGTGGCGAACAATCGGGTCACTTGATTTTCCTCGATCACTCGACAACAGGTGACGGGATGTTATCAGGCGTCCAGTTGGCAGAAATCGTGAAGTCGACGGGCCGCAAACTCTCTGAATTGGCGGCTGAGATGCCGGTTTATCCGCAAAAACTCGTAAATATTCGTGTGACGAATAAAAACGATGCGATGAACGGAGAGCGTGTCTTGGCAACGATTCAAGAAGCGGAAGCAGAAATGGCTGGAAATGGTCGAATTCTCGTCCGTGCATCGGGAACAGAGCCTCTCGTTCGTGTGATGGCGGAAGCACCGACAGCGGAAGAATGCGACCGTTACGTTGAACGAATCGCGCAAGTTGTTCGCGAAGATTACGGTTTAGAAGGATAA
- the glmS gene encoding glutamine--fructose-6-phosphate transaminase (isomerizing), whose amino-acid sequence MCGIVGMIGNTGAKEVLLKGLEKLEYRGYDSAGLALMHDNVNVHKEVGRIAALREIIPAEVDGTIGIGHTRWATHGVPSVPNAHPHQSTTGRFTLVHNGVIENDELIKKTLDVPFLSETDTEVIVLLMEKHFVELGDVEAAFRKTLSDLHGSYAIAMIDSEDKERLYIGKNKSPLLVGLGDGTFNVVASDAMAMLQVTDQYLELHDGEIVILTRSTATIKTLDGDVLERKPYTAEIDASDIEKGTYAHYMLKEMDEQPAVIRNIIQHYQNENGDIELTEGVRELVSEADRVYIVACGTSYHAGLVGKQLIERVAGVPTEVHVASEFGYNMPLLTEKPLFLFISQSGETADSRAVLVEVKKLGHKALTLTNVAGSTLSREANETMLLHAGPEIAVASTKAYTAQIAVLAILAYDIARANGKKLPFDLMQELALVATTMDSIMAQKEIFEELADKFLKESRNAFFLGRGVDSYVGLEGALKLKEISYIQAEGYPGGELKHGPIALIEDGTPVITLVSQPNTHLNIRGNIKEVVARGAIACTISMEGMEHENDAFVLPRVEPLLTPLVTVLPLQLISYYAALARDCDVDKPRNLAKSVTVE is encoded by the coding sequence ATGTGTGGAATTGTAGGAATGATTGGGAATACCGGAGCGAAGGAAGTCCTTCTCAAAGGTCTTGAAAAACTCGAGTACCGTGGCTATGACTCGGCAGGTCTTGCGTTGATGCATGATAATGTCAACGTTCACAAAGAAGTCGGTCGCATTGCTGCGCTACGCGAAATCATCCCAGCAGAAGTAGACGGCACGATTGGAATCGGCCACACACGTTGGGCGACACACGGGGTACCTAGCGTACCGAACGCCCACCCGCACCAGAGCACGACAGGACGTTTCACGCTCGTGCATAACGGCGTGATCGAGAACGACGAGCTCATCAAGAAGACGCTTGATGTCCCGTTCCTCTCAGAAACGGACACGGAAGTCATCGTCTTGCTCATGGAGAAACACTTCGTCGAGCTCGGTGATGTCGAGGCGGCGTTCCGCAAGACGCTCTCGGACCTCCACGGCTCGTACGCAATCGCGATGATCGACTCAGAGGACAAAGAGCGCCTCTATATCGGAAAGAACAAGTCACCGCTCCTCGTCGGACTCGGGGACGGCACGTTCAACGTCGTCGCATCGGACGCGATGGCGATGCTCCAGGTGACAGACCAGTATCTCGAGCTCCACGACGGCGAGATCGTCATCCTCACACGCTCGACGGCGACGATCAAGACGCTCGACGGCGACGTGCTCGAACGCAAACCATATACGGCCGAGATCGATGCATCAGACATCGAGAAGGGTACGTACGCGCACTACATGTTGAAGGAGATGGACGAGCAACCGGCCGTCATCCGTAATATCATCCAGCATTACCAGAACGAGAACGGTGACATCGAACTCACAGAAGGCGTGCGCGAGCTCGTCTCGGAAGCAGACCGTGTCTATATCGTCGCGTGCGGTACGAGTTACCACGCTGGTCTTGTCGGGAAGCAATTGATCGAGCGCGTTGCAGGTGTACCGACTGAAGTACACGTCGCATCAGAGTTCGGTTACAACATGCCACTTTTGACAGAGAAGCCACTCTTCCTCTTCATCTCACAATCCGGTGAGACAGCGGACAGCCGTGCCGTTCTCGTCGAAGTGAAAAAATTGGGCCATAAAGCGCTCACGTTAACAAACGTCGCAGGATCGACATTGTCGCGTGAAGCGAACGAGACGATGCTCCTCCATGCAGGACCAGAAATCGCGGTCGCGTCGACAAAAGCATACACGGCGCAAATTGCCGTCCTCGCGATTCTCGCATACGACATCGCTCGTGCGAACGGGAAGAAACTCCCGTTTGATTTGATGCAAGAACTTGCACTCGTTGCAACAACGATGGACTCGATCATGGCACAAAAAGAAATCTTTGAAGAGCTTGCAGACAAGTTCTTGAAAGAATCACGTAACGCGTTCTTCCTTGGACGTGGAGTGGATTCATATGTTGGTCTCGAAGGCGCATTGAAACTTAAAGAGATCTCATATATCCAAGCAGAGGGGTACCCAGGTGGGGAACTGAAGCACGGTCCAATCGCGTTGATTGAAGACGGGACACCGGTCATCACGCTCGTGTCTCAACCGAACACACACCTCAACATCCGTGGAAACATCAAAGAAGTTGTGGCGCGTGGTGCCATCGCATGTACGATTTCAATGGAAGGAATGGAGCATGAGAACGACGCATTCGTTCTTCCACGTGTTGAACCGCTTCTCACGCCACTCGTGACGGTTCTTCCGCTTCAACTCATCTCGTACTATGCGGCACTTGCCCGCGACTGTGATGTCGACAAGCCACGTAACTTGGCGAAGTCTGTAACGGTTGAATAA
- a CDS encoding DUF975 family protein, whose amino-acid sequence MIQTWTERTHEAINGKRSLLLAWSFLCAVILEFSAILDPTLYGAEADSLQAIVFLLSTIVLSFILYPLIIGYHWVILSIVRGQDAQFRDVFRPMKERFGKNVTAVILLAIFQTLWTLLFIVPGIMKYFSYAFTYFILRDEPEMSVMDSITKSRALMNGQKWEAFKLILPFIPIYVTGFTLFVVVDSVLLSALSLSIATILVRPFVVARFAVMYEDTR is encoded by the coding sequence ATGATTCAAACATGGACAGAGCGCACACATGAAGCAATCAATGGAAAACGCAGCTTACTGCTAGCTTGGTCGTTTCTTTGTGCTGTTATTTTAGAGTTTAGCGCAATACTCGACCCGACATTGTATGGAGCGGAAGCCGATTCGTTACAGGCGATTGTATTTCTTTTAAGTACGATTGTTTTATCTTTCATACTGTACCCACTCATCATCGGATATCACTGGGTTATCCTTTCAATCGTTCGTGGACAAGACGCGCAGTTTCGTGATGTATTTCGACCGATGAAAGAACGATTTGGTAAGAATGTGACTGCTGTTATCTTACTAGCTATCTTCCAGACGCTATGGACACTTCTGTTCATTGTCCCAGGAATCATGAAATACTTCTCCTATGCGTTCACTTATTTTATTTTACGGGATGAGCCGGAGATGTCAGTCATGGATTCAATCACGAAGTCACGCGCATTGATGAATGGTCAGAAATGGGAGGCATTCAAATTGATTTTGCCGTTCATCCCGATTTACGTGACCGGCTTCACGTTGTTCGTGGTCGTCGATTCTGTATTACTTTCTGCGTTATCCCTTTCTATAGCGACGATTTTAGTCCGGCCATTTGTCGTTGCGCGCTTCGCTGTCATGTATGAAGACACGCGCTGA
- a CDS encoding NAD(P)/FAD-dependent oxidoreductase: protein MKIGIIGAGLSGIVAARELVRRGHTVELIEKSRSVGGRLATRRIGDGRADHGAVYFTVRGDALEREVQSWMSANWVRVWYADPYPRYVAIGGMNALAKRLAEGLIVQLNERVENVQVEEDGTVTIKTDVTTRSYDRVVMTAPLPQSFELLGSLVDQIEPSLQRLVYAPTFVGLFECTGDVQIGTDGILDQDLVPGVLKIINNRQKGISGTSLVSVYMEETWSEDWFEHPETETLIEVERLVREEVGDIGIQTRQLKRWRYAQAKDVWHEPFYQVSHHPIYLAGDVFLESDDPSGRTRFESAYLSGLRVAEAIEKNMDR from the coding sequence ATGAAGATTGGAATTATCGGGGCCGGTCTGAGCGGGATCGTCGCAGCGCGTGAACTCGTGCGTCGAGGTCATACTGTTGAACTGATTGAAAAGAGCCGAAGCGTCGGGGGACGTTTGGCAACGCGTCGAATCGGTGACGGGCGGGCGGACCACGGAGCGGTATATTTCACGGTACGTGGAGATGCGCTCGAACGAGAGGTGCAGTCGTGGATGAGTGCGAACTGGGTGCGTGTCTGGTATGCCGATCCTTATCCTCGTTACGTCGCGATTGGCGGTATGAATGCACTCGCGAAGCGGCTGGCCGAAGGTTTGATCGTACAATTGAATGAACGGGTAGAGAACGTTCAGGTGGAAGAAGACGGCACCGTCACGATTAAGACAGACGTGACGACACGTTCATACGATCGAGTCGTGATGACGGCACCACTTCCGCAATCGTTCGAATTACTCGGAAGTTTGGTCGACCAGATCGAGCCCTCACTCCAGCGACTCGTGTATGCGCCGACGTTCGTCGGTCTCTTTGAATGCACAGGTGATGTACAGATCGGGACAGATGGGATTCTCGATCAAGACCTGGTACCCGGTGTATTAAAAATTATCAATAATCGGCAAAAAGGAATCTCTGGGACATCACTCGTTAGTGTCTATATGGAAGAGACGTGGAGTGAAGACTGGTTTGAACACCCGGAAACGGAGACGCTCATAGAGGTTGAACGATTGGTGCGTGAGGAGGTTGGTGACATCGGCATCCAAACACGACAATTGAAACGTTGGCGTTACGCGCAAGCGAAGGACGTGTGGCATGAACCGTTTTATCAAGTAAGCCATCATCCGATCTATTTAGCAGGGGATGTCTTCCTTGAGTCCGATGACCCATCTGGACGAACGCGATTCGAAAGCGCCTATCTGTCTGGGTTACGTGTGGCAGAAGCGATCGAAAAAAACATGGATCGATAA
- a CDS encoding MarR family winged helix-turn-helix transcriptional regulator → MKALMREAVQLFEEVMFHGTEHVIEAMEGDVWRDYSREQIQLLKLLDQFGPTPAGQLAQKQGVHKSAVSNRLKKLVEKELVTSRRGQDQRERLIELTPGGKRLVEEVDGAVYRYVESLIDGEVDEIEIEQFVRTFRKIKQLLRIGEE, encoded by the coding sequence ATGAAAGCATTGATGCGTGAAGCGGTGCAGTTGTTTGAAGAAGTGATGTTCCACGGGACAGAACATGTCATCGAAGCGATGGAAGGCGATGTATGGCGAGACTATTCTCGTGAACAAATACAGTTGTTGAAGCTACTCGATCAATTTGGACCAACTCCTGCTGGGCAATTGGCACAAAAACAAGGCGTTCATAAAAGCGCGGTCTCGAATCGGCTCAAAAAGCTCGTAGAAAAAGAACTCGTCACGAGTCGACGAGGACAAGATCAGCGCGAACGATTGATTGAATTGACCCCAGGAGGAAAACGGCTCGTCGAAGAAGTAGACGGTGCCGTCTATCGATATGTGGAATCCCTCATCGATGGAGAAGTAGACGAAATTGAAATTGAGCAGTTTGTTCGGACGTTCCGAAAAATAAAACAATTGCTCCGAATCGGGGAGGAATAA
- a CDS encoding MMPL family transporter codes for MHKIIQWRWGIFISLIVLTAALFVAAPNLTKQAEEAGSFQLADDMDSQRAQAILDEAGKSDKTISLVYEFESIGETERTDVARVIEELKQNETVVTDVLDPFENEETEAQLVSEDGRIVLVPITVEGTTEEINAFADDVRENVLPQEETVYITGEEIINNDVNLSAQEGLKKTEIITVVLIFGLLLLVFRSIVTPFIPLIAVGFTYLLSQSFVAFFVDWFGFPVSNYTQIFLVAILFGIGTDYCILLLSRYKEELSEGRAIEDAIVNTYKTAGRTVLISGLAVFVGFAAIGFADFPIFKSAVAVAVGIAVLLLILFTVVPFFMATLKQRLFWPSKKASEHHDSKLWAGLSRLSVNRPFVSILVVGLITVPVLFTYDDARSFNTVDEIGDGYDSVRGLNLISEGFGQGESLPVQVILKQDQAITESEVPYIEMFASELEKVDGVSGVRALTRPTGEVIDDFYVDTQLGEVSEGLTEAQRGLGDVQTGLDEIEQGLNAVVGQLPSGSANAGAPLAEAAAGLNQLNGQLGLIGQGLTATQNIPAAVGQLGQVSAGLTQIESGINEAASALNAQGSQVGELSTGLGQLATGVGEANDGLGQIESGLGEAVSFLQQLSEADALRETGVYLPEGTLTSDEFSPAVERYVFDKGMATQLEVVLEMDPYSPEAIDTVETIKETMNRAVTGTPYAEATIGYAGISSINSDLNETSTNDFNRTVAIMLVTLFIVLTALFRSMIMPLYMIASLLLTYYTSAAITELIFVEGLGYDGISWAVPFFGFVMLIALGIDYSIFLLDRFREETINGKAVREALIYSMTKMGTVIMTAAVILAGTFGAMIPSGVLSLVQIATIVITGLLLYGLIVLPLLIPAITISFGDGVWWPFRSKKKS; via the coding sequence GTGCATAAAATCATTCAATGGCGTTGGGGAATCTTCATATCCCTCATCGTATTGACGGCAGCATTATTTGTCGCAGCACCTAACTTAACGAAACAAGCAGAAGAGGCAGGGAGTTTCCAACTTGCGGACGACATGGACTCACAACGCGCACAAGCGATTTTAGATGAAGCCGGAAAGAGTGACAAGACCATCTCGCTCGTCTACGAGTTCGAGTCGATTGGTGAGACAGAGCGAACAGATGTCGCGCGTGTCATCGAAGAACTTAAACAAAACGAAACGGTCGTGACCGATGTTCTCGACCCGTTCGAAAACGAGGAGACAGAGGCACAGCTTGTCTCAGAAGACGGACGCATCGTCCTCGTCCCGATCACGGTAGAAGGTACGACGGAAGAAATCAATGCGTTTGCCGATGATGTCCGTGAAAACGTGCTTCCGCAAGAGGAAACAGTATATATCACAGGGGAAGAAATCATTAACAATGATGTGAACCTAAGTGCACAGGAAGGATTGAAAAAGACAGAAATCATCACAGTCGTGTTGATTTTTGGATTACTTCTTCTCGTCTTCCGTTCCATCGTGACCCCATTTATCCCGCTTATCGCGGTCGGCTTCACGTACCTATTAAGTCAATCCTTTGTCGCGTTCTTTGTGGATTGGTTTGGGTTCCCGGTATCCAACTACACACAAATCTTCCTTGTCGCCATCTTGTTCGGGATTGGGACAGACTATTGTATTCTACTTCTTAGCCGTTACAAAGAGGAGCTGAGTGAGGGGCGTGCCATCGAAGACGCAATCGTCAATACGTACAAGACGGCAGGACGGACGGTCTTGATTAGTGGGCTCGCGGTATTCGTCGGTTTCGCTGCCATCGGATTTGCAGATTTTCCAATCTTTAAATCAGCTGTCGCCGTTGCGGTCGGGATTGCGGTGTTGCTGCTGATTCTCTTCACGGTCGTCCCGTTCTTTATGGCGACGCTCAAACAGCGACTGTTTTGGCCGTCGAAAAAGGCGAGCGAACATCATGACAGCAAGCTCTGGGCTGGATTGAGTCGATTGTCAGTCAATCGCCCGTTCGTATCGATTTTGGTCGTTGGATTGATTACGGTGCCGGTCCTATTCACGTATGACGATGCCCGTTCGTTCAATACGGTCGATGAGATTGGAGACGGGTACGATTCGGTTCGTGGACTGAATTTGATTTCTGAAGGGTTTGGTCAAGGGGAATCTCTTCCGGTACAGGTCATTTTGAAACAAGATCAAGCCATTACAGAATCAGAAGTCCCATACATTGAAATGTTCGCAAGCGAACTTGAAAAAGTTGATGGGGTGAGCGGTGTTCGTGCGCTCACACGTCCGACTGGTGAAGTGATCGACGATTTTTATGTGGACACGCAACTCGGCGAAGTCAGTGAAGGCTTGACTGAAGCACAGAGGGGTCTCGGAGATGTCCAAACTGGATTAGATGAGATTGAGCAGGGGCTAAACGCGGTCGTCGGACAATTGCCAAGTGGTTCAGCCAATGCTGGGGCGCCACTTGCAGAAGCAGCAGCTGGGCTGAATCAGTTAAATGGTCAACTTGGTCTCATTGGACAAGGATTGACAGCGACTCAAAACATCCCGGCCGCAGTCGGACAGCTCGGCCAAGTGTCAGCAGGGCTCACACAAATCGAGTCAGGAATCAACGAAGCAGCGTCCGCATTGAATGCACAAGGTTCTCAGGTTGGTGAACTCAGCACCGGATTGGGACAACTTGCCACAGGCGTTGGCGAAGCGAACGACGGGCTAGGGCAAATTGAGTCTGGTCTCGGCGAAGCCGTTTCGTTCTTACAACAGTTGAGTGAAGCAGATGCGCTTCGGGAGACAGGCGTATATCTTCCGGAAGGGACACTCACATCGGATGAATTCTCACCTGCCGTCGAACGCTATGTCTTCGATAAAGGAATGGCGACTCAGCTCGAGGTCGTCTTAGAGATGGACCCGTATTCGCCAGAAGCGATTGATACCGTCGAGACAATCAAAGAGACGATGAATCGTGCCGTGACGGGAACACCGTATGCGGAGGCGACCATCGGATATGCCGGTATCTCGAGCATCAATAGCGATTTAAATGAAACATCGACGAATGATTTCAATCGAACGGTAGCGATCATGCTGGTGACATTGTTCATCGTCTTGACAGCACTGTTCCGCTCGATGATCATGCCACTCTATATGATTGCTTCGCTTCTCTTGACGTACTATACGTCAGCGGCGATCACAGAGCTGATCTTTGTAGAAGGACTTGGCTATGACGGGATTAGCTGGGCCGTTCCGTTCTTTGGCTTCGTCATGTTGATTGCCCTTGGGATTGACTACTCCATCTTCCTGTTAGATCGATTCCGGGAAGAGACGATCAATGGGAAGGCGGTCCGTGAGGCGCTCATCTATTCGATGACGAAGATGGGTACCGTCATTATGACTGCCGCGGTCATCCTCGCCGGGACGTTCGGTGCGATGATTCCGTCAGGTGTGCTCAGTCTCGTCCAGATTGCAACGATTGTCATCACCGGGTTATTACTATACGGCTTGATTGTGTTACCACTTTTAATTCCAGCCATTACGATTTCGTTTGGCGATGGTGTCTGGTGGCCATTCCGGTCAAAGAAAAAGTCATAA
- a CDS encoding putative quinol monooxygenase: MEIVITAILKAHPGKEEALRDALNRVIPPSRAEEGCLAYVLHEAIDAPGTFVFYEKYEDENALNHHIHSSHYQAYRDEAGELLAVREVYRLHEV, translated from the coding sequence ATGGAAATCGTCATTACCGCAATCTTGAAAGCCCATCCTGGAAAAGAAGAGGCGTTACGTGATGCGTTGAACCGTGTGATTCCACCGTCACGAGCGGAAGAAGGGTGTCTCGCGTACGTTCTTCACGAGGCAATTGATGCGCCAGGTACGTTTGTCTTCTATGAAAAGTACGAGGATGAAAATGCACTCAATCACCATATCCATTCGTCGCACTATCAGGCGTATCGTGATGAAGCCGGAGAGCTTCTCGCTGTACGTGAGGTCTATCGGCTACATGAAGTCTGA
- a CDS encoding LTA synthase family protein, giving the protein MIKYLDYWSYLSLSLAKLFFFSWLTATAFDFSFFLINLATILLLTSWALAVSYPIRRWILYVSLFLHSTLLVSDVWYYRYFEDLLSVALLSDIGQMGDVGGGFLTLIRPIDAFFFIDLIIYGLILRYMKRHPVREVKRNGRRLAIAGFTLGFLLFTIPLTLSYQRGEKWIADDPISNMREYYHLGFWGYHAMDVARGVERAMGWNEALTDEERSQIRALSYQELSAPSQDTNVIVLQLESFQTSVIDQQINGQELTPNLNRLRRDMLYFPNVYHQTHEGRTSDAEFIVNTSLYPVKSGSVYTRFPGNNFSALSQSLNEAGYDTAAMHSFRKDFWNRDDFYDNIGFNHFFSDKDYPDQGIIGMALNDQEFLNTSVGFMEELDEPFYAFLVALTSHTPYDIPEDEKRLDLSDIDDPLLENYYHTVHFVDAAVGQFIERLKQDGLWDETLLVMYGDHDSGLTAPGEEMATIEEVDSAVDAFQLDRAVPLFIKPPGLTTGEVMEASGGQIDIAPTILDLLGISPAYMLGDSLLNDTPNLTVFRTGAFRYEDIYYEPDLTERAGNGTCYSVETEEPVVFDRCSPYIDRATNQLRLSDTIIEKDALSQINP; this is encoded by the coding sequence ATGATCAAATATCTCGATTATTGGAGCTACTTGTCACTCTCCCTGGCAAAGCTCTTCTTTTTTAGCTGGTTGACCGCGACGGCGTTCGACTTTTCGTTCTTTCTCATCAACTTGGCGACGATTTTGCTCCTGACGAGTTGGGCACTTGCCGTGTCTTATCCGATCCGCCGATGGATTTTATACGTTTCTCTGTTCCTGCATAGTACCCTGCTCGTCTCAGACGTCTGGTACTATCGCTATTTTGAAGACTTATTATCCGTCGCTTTACTATCCGATATCGGGCAGATGGGAGATGTCGGGGGTGGCTTTTTGACGCTCATCCGCCCAATCGATGCGTTCTTCTTTATCGACCTCATCATCTACGGTTTGATTTTGCGTTATATGAAACGTCATCCTGTCCGTGAAGTGAAACGGAACGGAAGACGGTTGGCGATTGCCGGCTTCACACTTGGATTTCTTCTTTTCACGATCCCTCTCACGCTCAGTTATCAGCGTGGCGAAAAATGGATTGCAGACGACCCGATCTCGAATATGCGTGAATACTACCATCTTGGATTTTGGGGCTATCACGCGATGGATGTCGCTCGAGGCGTCGAACGTGCCATGGGCTGGAACGAAGCCTTGACAGACGAGGAGCGTTCTCAAATCCGAGCACTTTCTTATCAGGAATTAAGTGCCCCGAGTCAGGATACGAACGTCATCGTCCTACAACTCGAATCATTCCAAACATCCGTCATCGACCAACAAATCAACGGGCAGGAATTGACCCCGAATTTGAACCGATTGCGACGTGACATGCTTTACTTCCCGAACGTGTATCATCAGACACATGAGGGACGGACGTCCGATGCAGAGTTCATCGTCAACACGTCACTCTATCCTGTCAAATCTGGTTCCGTCTACACGCGTTTCCCGGGAAATAATTTCAGCGCACTCTCTCAATCATTGAACGAGGCGGGCTATGATACAGCAGCCATGCACTCATTCCGTAAAGACTTTTGGAATCGGGATGATTTTTACGACAACATCGGGTTCAATCATTTCTTTAGCGACAAAGACTATCCCGATCAAGGAATCATCGGGATGGCACTCAACGACCAGGAATTCTTAAATACGTCGGTTGGATTTATGGAAGAGTTGGATGAACCATTTTACGCATTTTTAGTCGCTTTAACGAGTCATACACCGTACGATATCCCGGAAGACGAGAAGCGGTTGGACCTATCTGATATCGATGACCCCCTTCTCGAAAACTATTATCATACCGTTCATTTCGTCGATGCCGCAGTCGGTCAGTTCATCGAACGATTGAAACAAGATGGGCTGTGGGATGAGACGCTTCTCGTCATGTATGGTGACCACGATAGCGGTCTGACGGCACCTGGAGAAGAAATGGCTACCATCGAAGAAGTGGACTCGGCGGTTGACGCGTTTCAACTCGACCGTGCTGTCCCTCTCTTCATCAAACCACCCGGATTGACGACAGGAGAAGTCATGGAGGCGAGCGGTGGACAAATTGATATCGCGCCGACGATTCTCGATTTGCTTGGAATCTCCCCAGCGTATATGCTCGGCGACTCCTTATTGAATGATACGCCGAATCTGACCGTCTTTCGGACGGGTGCCTTCCGATACGAAGATATTTATTACGAACCAGACTTGACCGAACGAGCAGGGAATGGCACGTGCTATTCCGTCGAGACAGAAGAACCGGTCGTCTTTGATCGATGCAGCCCATATATCGACCGCGCGACCAACCAGCTCCGTCTCTCGGATACCATCATCGAGAAAGATGCCCTCTCACAAATCAATCCGTAA
- a CDS encoding VOC family protein — translation MKQIHHICIQTPDYAASKSFYEALGFELVQESPNFHTRDFNSWLKLGDFYIELQTAKTDETLQDYSKLVAGPVHFALYVDDLEVEVARLEQLGVTFLPKHGGNIYFVVDGHLSKLKAPEGTIIELRDTFLIN, via the coding sequence ATGAAACAAATTCACCATATATGTATACAAACACCAGATTATGCCGCTTCCAAGTCATTTTACGAAGCGCTCGGTTTTGAGCTCGTTCAAGAATCGCCAAATTTTCATACGCGTGACTTCAATAGTTGGCTCAAGCTCGGGGATTTTTATATCGAGCTCCAGACTGCTAAAACGGATGAAACGTTACAAGATTACTCGAAACTTGTGGCCGGTCCCGTTCATTTCGCCCTCTATGTAGATGACCTCGAAGTGGAAGTTGCACGACTCGAACAGCTCGGCGTCACATTCTTGCCGAAGCACGGTGGCAACATCTATTTCGTCGTCGACGGTCATTTAAGTAAATTGAAAGCACCGGAAGGAACCATCATCGAACTGCGCGATACGTTTCTGATTAACTGA